The genomic window CCCTATGGGATTTTTTTTGATCGTTGCTTATGTTATAGTTATTTCATCCCTACGGGATTTTGGTGTTGGTTACTTATCTGTCTCACTTCTTACAGGTTTTTCGGCAAGCCCATCGGGCTGATATTATTATTGAACTTTCATATCAGCATGGATCTTAAACCCCCTAGGGGTAAAATGATATTTTATTCTAGCAAGTCAAACAAATACCTTTCATCGTAGTCGATTTCAAATTTGTTGAGCAAATCCAAATATTCTTTTCTAAATGTTTGTTTACGATGATGTTCTTCTTGATTTAATATGTAGTTGTAAACATTCTCAATTGCCGAATGTGAGTAAGAAAAAGCGCCATAACCTTCTTGCCAATAGAATTTGTCTTTTACAAAACCTTGCTCGTTAATAAACTTCGACGAATTATTTTTAACATCTCGTATTAAATCTGCAATGCACATGGTTGGCTTTAAACCAACAAAAACATGTACATGATCTTCAACACCATTTACAATAATCGGCTTTTGACCTTTCTCATTAATAATGCCCGACATGTACTTAAAAACTTCATCTCTCCATGCCTTTTGCAATAGATTTTGACGGTATTTTACCGCAAAAACATACTGGATATAAATTTGTGAAAATGTATTTG from Pedobacter sp. SL55 includes these protein-coding regions:
- the tnpA gene encoding IS200/IS605 family transposase; the protein is MANTFSQIYIQYVFAVKYRQNLLQKAWRDEVFKYMSGIINEKGQKPIIVNGVEDHVHVFVGLKPTMCIADLIRDVKNNSSKFINEQGFVKDKFYWQEGYGAFSYSHSAIENVYNYILNQEEHHRKQTFRKEYLDLLNKFEIDYDERYLFDLLE